One Heliomicrobium gestii DNA window includes the following coding sequences:
- a CDS encoding TadE/TadG family type IV pilus assembly protein: MARFRLFADRRGQALVEFALILPLFLMLLFGVIEFGRILWHHSHLDQAARETLRLVSIGADRAMVKGRLIQLTVPLAGNCSASEGSGADDLGNSCTRIVLTPAAGHPLTATITPPYSSNLKNGDSLRVALRYRMDLITPLSSLFGPTRELQAIYVTLVETPPQP, encoded by the coding sequence ATGGCGCGCTTCCGGCTCTTTGCCGACCGGCGCGGGCAGGCGCTTGTCGAGTTTGCCCTGATCCTGCCTCTCTTTCTCATGCTCCTTTTCGGTGTCATCGAATTCGGGCGGATCCTCTGGCACCACAGCCACCTCGATCAGGCGGCGCGGGAGACGCTGCGGCTGGTGTCGATCGGCGCCGACCGGGCAATGGTCAAGGGACGCCTGATCCAATTGACAGTCCCCTTGGCCGGGAACTGCAGCGCCAGCGAAGGCAGCGGCGCCGACGATCTGGGAAACAGCTGCACACGGATCGTGCTCACGCCCGCAGCTGGCCACCCGCTCACCGCGACGATCACACCGCCCTACTCGAGCAACCTGAAAAACGGCGACAGTCTCCGCGTGGCTCTTCGCTACCGCATGGATCTGATCACCCCCCTCTCCTCCCTGTTCGGTCCAACACGGGAACTGCAGGCGATCTATGTCACCTTGGTCGAAACTCCGCCGCAACCCTAG
- a CDS encoding 2-amino-3,7-dideoxy-D-threo-hept-6-ulosonate synthase: MTGKAIRLNRLFAPSGQLLAVPLDHGVTLGPLEGLTEIHNLVKAVTAGGADAVIVHKGLARQIAGVLSSGQCDLIVHLSASTALSPEPNHKEVVSSVEHAVRLGATAVSVHVNLGAATENKMLEDLGRVADACELWGMPLLAMMYVRDGKPASEYDPVKVAHAARVAEELGADIVKVNYTGSPESFMTVTGGIRIPVLIAGGPKTASTGELLTMIYEAQQAGSLGVAIGRNIFQHAHPLQLTAAIRRILDGKTEASQLAKLASSVDDQH, translated from the coding sequence ATGACAGGAAAAGCGATTCGCCTGAACCGGCTCTTCGCGCCCTCCGGACAGTTGCTCGCCGTCCCGCTCGATCACGGCGTCACCCTGGGGCCCCTTGAAGGGCTGACAGAGATACACAACCTGGTCAAAGCCGTCACTGCCGGCGGCGCTGACGCCGTCATCGTTCACAAGGGATTGGCCCGGCAGATCGCCGGCGTGCTCTCTTCGGGACAGTGCGACCTGATCGTCCACCTATCGGCTTCGACGGCCCTCTCGCCGGAGCCCAACCACAAGGAAGTGGTCTCTTCGGTGGAGCATGCCGTCCGCCTCGGCGCGACCGCCGTCTCCGTCCACGTCAACCTGGGCGCCGCCACCGAAAACAAGATGCTCGAAGACCTGGGCCGGGTGGCCGACGCCTGCGAACTCTGGGGCATGCCCCTGTTGGCCATGATGTATGTCCGCGACGGCAAGCCGGCGAGCGAGTACGATCCGGTGAAGGTGGCCCATGCCGCCCGTGTGGCCGAGGAACTGGGAGCTGACATCGTCAAGGTCAACTATACGGGATCACCGGAGAGCTTCATGACCGTCACCGGCGGCATTCGCATCCCTGTCCTCATCGCCGGCGGTCCAAAGACAGCGAGCACCGGCGAACTGCTCACCATGATTTACGAGGCCCAACAGGCCGGCAGCCTCGGTGTGGCCATCGGGCGGAACATTTTCCAGCATGCCCACCCGCTCCAACTGACCGCCGCCATCCGGCGCATCCTCGACGGGAAAACAGAGGCCTCGCAACTGGCAAAACTGGCATCCTCCGTCGACGACCAGCACTGA
- a CDS encoding CpaF family protein, with the protein MKQRKPPSSESPEPEASSDTALLGTVQKRVINELEVSALGGVSDEGELKRRIEPVLEVVCAREFPNLTKFQKNQVVAALIDDITGLGPLQRLMTDETISEIMVNGPTQVYVERRGVIAPVNIRFRDDDHVLQIIDKIVTPIGRRIDESSPMVDARLPDGSRVNAVIPPISLKGPLLTIRKFSKIPLTIANLIHLGALTGEMAKFLEAAVIAEANIIIAGGTGSGKTTFLNVLSSFIPQGDRIITIEDAAELQLHQPHVLSLEARPVNIEGRGEISIRDLVRNSLRMRPDRIVIGEVRGAEALDMLQAMNTGHDGSLSTIHANSCRDALSRLETMILFTGIELPLRAIRDQIASAIDIILFLERLSDGSRRVTEVSEVTGTEGDVIVTQKLFHFEKKGKLNGKILGDFHHADIRPKLYDRFAALGISF; encoded by the coding sequence ATGAAACAGCGCAAACCGCCGTCCTCTGAGTCGCCGGAACCGGAGGCTTCCTCCGATACAGCCCTGCTGGGAACGGTGCAAAAGCGGGTGATCAATGAGTTGGAGGTGTCCGCTCTCGGGGGCGTGAGTGACGAAGGGGAACTGAAGCGCCGGATCGAGCCGGTCTTGGAGGTCGTCTGCGCCCGAGAGTTCCCCAACCTGACAAAGTTCCAAAAAAACCAGGTCGTCGCGGCGCTGATCGATGACATCACCGGCCTGGGTCCCTTGCAGCGGCTGATGACCGATGAGACCATCTCCGAGATCATGGTCAACGGGCCCACTCAAGTCTATGTGGAGCGACGGGGTGTGATCGCGCCCGTCAACATCCGATTTCGCGATGACGACCATGTGCTCCAGATCATCGATAAAATCGTGACCCCCATCGGACGGCGCATCGATGAAAGCTCTCCCATGGTCGATGCGCGACTTCCTGACGGTTCCCGCGTCAATGCCGTCATTCCGCCCATCTCCCTGAAGGGGCCGCTGCTGACGATCCGCAAGTTTTCCAAGATTCCCTTGACCATCGCCAACCTGATCCACCTGGGCGCCCTGACCGGTGAGATGGCCAAGTTTCTCGAGGCGGCTGTCATCGCCGAGGCAAATATCATCATCGCCGGGGGTACCGGCAGCGGCAAGACGACCTTTTTGAACGTACTCAGTTCCTTCATCCCCCAAGGTGACCGGATCATCACGATTGAAGACGCGGCGGAACTCCAACTCCACCAGCCCCATGTGCTCTCTCTGGAAGCGCGCCCGGTGAACATCGAAGGGCGCGGGGAAATCTCGATCCGCGATCTGGTCCGCAACAGCCTGCGCATGCGCCCCGACCGGATCGTCATCGGCGAGGTGCGGGGCGCTGAGGCCCTCGACATGCTTCAGGCCATGAACACCGGTCATGACGGCTCCCTGTCAACGATCCACGCCAACTCTTGTCGCGACGCCCTCAGCCGCCTCGAAACGATGATCCTCTTTACAGGCATTGAACTGCCCCTGCGGGCGATCCGCGATCAGATCGCCTCCGCCATCGACATCATCCTCTTCCTGGAGCGGCTCTCCGACGGATCGCGCCGGGTGACAGAGGTGTCCGAGGTGACAGGCACGGAAGGCGATGTGATCGTCACCCAAAAGCTCTTCCACTTCGAAAAAAAGGGGAAGCTGAACGGAAAAATACTGGGCGATTTTCATCACGCCGACATCCGACCCAAGCTCTATGACCGCTTCGCTGCGCTCGGCATCTCCTTCTAG
- a CDS encoding tetratricopeptide repeat protein, with amino-acid sequence MTQQKPPSQPAGRPRAGFTVTFPANGTTLPGSPAPPSPVEEPVELRKIVALHDAGIDGDKAAVLQAHRLLSELRKTKATPLVEAYYGSVVALVGRDAVDPSERFAKALEGLKSLDKVVKSHPDLVQARILRGQVCFRLPEQFFHRSRTAIEDFHYLISRYEQDNRLFSADFYWRILFQLGVAYKNIHLIHEAKAAWAKLLTLAKDPQYRTLVEQEGFVPQFG; translated from the coding sequence GTGACCCAACAGAAGCCCCCTTCCCAGCCGGCCGGTCGCCCCCGGGCGGGGTTCACCGTCACCTTTCCGGCGAATGGGACGACGCTGCCCGGTTCGCCTGCGCCGCCATCGCCTGTCGAGGAACCGGTCGAACTTCGCAAAATCGTTGCCCTCCATGACGCCGGCATTGACGGTGACAAGGCGGCTGTCCTGCAAGCCCATCGGCTGCTCAGTGAACTGCGCAAGACAAAAGCGACACCGCTGGTGGAGGCTTACTACGGCAGCGTCGTCGCTCTCGTCGGCCGGGACGCCGTCGATCCGTCAGAACGATTCGCCAAGGCGCTGGAAGGCCTGAAGTCGCTCGACAAGGTTGTCAAGAGCCATCCGGATCTGGTTCAGGCGCGCATCCTCCGCGGCCAGGTCTGTTTCCGCCTGCCGGAGCAGTTCTTCCACCGCAGCCGGACCGCCATCGAAGACTTTCACTATCTCATCTCCCGCTATGAACAAGACAATCGCCTGTTTTCAGCCGATTTTTACTGGCGCATCCTCTTTCAACTCGGTGTGGCCTACAAAAACATCCACCTCATCCACGAGGCCAAGGCGGCCTGGGCGAAGCTGCTCACCCTGGCCAAAGACCCCCAATACCGCACCCTCGTCGAACAGGAAGGGTTTGTTCCCCAATTCGGTTAA
- a CDS encoding phenylacetate--CoA ligase family protein, with amino-acid sequence MTLAFEDRIRAAQTPDLFRRYFRDAADVMPLERLAAYQTEALKEIVAIAHAKSPFYQERFRQAGVRPEDVQELSDLAKLPFTTKDDLRHDPWRFLACDKADVSIIHVSTGTTGGKQIYVLHTWADYYMHDLAPGFPVLVPVGRGDMVLNALPYEMSSAGLAFHKSFINSCGATVLTAGKGGAYSTPDKTVQMIRDLQPNCAVTAPSYAVTLYETALQEGLDLTSLGWKKMWLTGEGCSPAFRERVERLWGTRANMYYGTLEGGVVGIECDEHRGYHVTESHVILEIVDPKTGEPLEPLEVGEIVVTCLARRDAPLIRYRTQDIGYFDPDPCPCGVPLPLLHLRGRQGDQIRINGVDFSPFYLEEFLMRQPEVGNWYQFVVKGGDNDRLKIRAELAPQVSATPDLADKLSSKMEYAVGVPCEFEIVDRIPRPRGKTVRVVREEATP; translated from the coding sequence ATGACGTTGGCCTTTGAAGACCGCATCCGGGCGGCCCAAACACCGGACCTGTTTCGTCGCTACTTCCGGGATGCCGCCGACGTCATGCCCCTCGAACGGCTGGCCGCCTACCAGACAGAGGCGCTCAAAGAGATCGTCGCCATCGCTCACGCCAAATCGCCCTTCTATCAGGAGCGGTTTCGCCAGGCCGGTGTGCGGCCCGAGGACGTGCAGGAGCTCTCCGACCTCGCCAAACTGCCCTTTACGACCAAAGACGATCTCCGTCACGACCCCTGGCGCTTTCTCGCCTGTGACAAAGCCGATGTCAGCATCATCCATGTGTCCACAGGAACAACGGGCGGCAAGCAGATCTATGTGTTGCACACCTGGGCCGATTACTACATGCACGACCTGGCGCCGGGCTTCCCCGTCCTCGTGCCCGTCGGTCGCGGTGACATGGTGTTGAACGCGCTGCCCTATGAGATGAGTTCCGCCGGCCTGGCCTTCCACAAATCTTTCATTAATAGTTGCGGCGCCACTGTGCTCACGGCCGGCAAGGGGGGCGCCTACTCGACACCGGACAAGACGGTGCAGATGATCCGCGATCTGCAGCCCAACTGCGCCGTCACCGCCCCCTCTTACGCCGTTACGCTCTACGAGACAGCCCTGCAAGAGGGCCTGGATCTGACCTCGCTGGGCTGGAAAAAGATGTGGCTGACTGGGGAAGGCTGTTCGCCGGCCTTCCGGGAGCGCGTCGAAAGGCTATGGGGGACGCGGGCCAACATGTACTATGGCACCCTCGAAGGCGGCGTCGTCGGCATCGAATGTGATGAACACCGCGGCTATCACGTCACCGAGAGCCATGTCATCCTGGAGATTGTGGACCCGAAGACAGGCGAACCGCTCGAACCGCTGGAAGTGGGCGAGATCGTCGTCACCTGCCTGGCGCGCCGTGACGCGCCCTTGATCCGGTATCGCACACAGGATATCGGCTATTTTGACCCTGACCCCTGTCCCTGCGGCGTTCCCTTGCCCCTCTTACACCTGCGGGGCCGGCAGGGCGACCAGATCCGGATCAACGGCGTCGATTTCTCCCCATTCTATCTGGAAGAGTTTTTGATGCGCCAGCCCGAAGTGGGCAACTGGTACCAGTTCGTCGTCAAGGGGGGAGACAACGATCGGTTGAAGATCCGAGCCGAACTAGCCCCCCAGGTGAGCGCCACGCCCGATCTGGCCGACAAACTGTCAAGCAAGATGGAGTACGCCGTCGGCGTTCCCTGCGAGTTTGAGATCGTCGACAGGATCCCCCGTCCCCGCGGCAAGACTGTCCGGGTCGTCCGGGAGGAGGCAACGCCATGA
- a CDS encoding tetratricopeptide repeat protein produces MAESTRFTLPRVTTWSGLRDEPRGAQRPAIALVPAPSRPAPDDAIAEGAALHRQAMTGDPSAIQKALAYFEKLRERHPADDRVTAYFADCQSMTGSTVDDSYGMFKNAIPSIKLLDQAVENRPDDMEIRLLRAYQSFRLHEGFFRRTSTAIGDFEAILSAWDERRFDLSPERRKAVLFDLGCAYHRLGMTEAADETWNRLLSLDGAEAFRRAVEKARGDFPADQEAELLALTDKADLLQEGIRLFEAGAAGDRGAARVARDLLKKAHAADPEDPLALAYAASATALTEKDAIEPNALFGSAIRTMKALREAKEKAPENPRIRLLRAYLAYSLPEAFFHTAQTAIQDLRFVLEAYEKDPALLSGEEYARVLHHLGQCYRRSNNDFEAKKIWSRLLADCPDSSYCAAIPAALREEATP; encoded by the coding sequence ATGGCTGAATCGACTCGTTTTACCCTGCCCCGCGTGACCACCTGGTCGGGCCTGCGGGATGAACCGCGAGGCGCTCAAAGGCCAGCGATCGCCCTTGTGCCGGCGCCCTCCCGACCTGCCCCCGATGACGCCATCGCCGAAGGCGCCGCGCTGCACCGCCAGGCGATGACCGGCGACCCGTCGGCCATCCAGAAGGCCTTGGCGTATTTTGAAAAGCTGCGTGAGCGGCACCCTGCCGATGACCGTGTCACCGCCTATTTCGCCGACTGCCAGTCCATGACCGGGAGCACCGTCGACGACTCCTACGGCATGTTCAAAAACGCCATCCCCTCCATCAAACTCCTCGACCAGGCTGTGGAGAATCGCCCCGATGACATGGAGATCCGCCTGCTGCGGGCCTACCAGAGCTTCCGCCTGCATGAGGGCTTCTTCCGGCGCACCTCCACCGCCATCGGCGACTTTGAAGCGATCCTGTCGGCATGGGATGAGAGGCGTTTTGACCTGTCCCCGGAACGGCGCAAAGCGGTCCTCTTTGACCTTGGCTGCGCTTATCACCGCCTCGGCATGACAGAGGCCGCCGATGAGACCTGGAACCGTCTCCTCTCCCTGGACGGCGCGGAAGCCTTTCGTCGCGCCGTCGAAAAGGCGCGGGGCGACTTCCCCGCTGATCAGGAGGCTGAATTGCTCGCCTTGACCGACAAGGCGGATCTGCTCCAGGAGGGCATCCGGCTCTTCGAAGCCGGCGCCGCCGGCGACCGGGGAGCCGCCCGGGTCGCTCGGGACTTGCTGAAAAAAGCCCATGCCGCCGATCCGGAGGATCCCCTCGCCCTGGCCTACGCCGCCTCGGCAACAGCGCTGACGGAAAAAGACGCCATCGAGCCGAACGCCCTCTTCGGCAGCGCCATCCGGACGATGAAAGCCCTCCGGGAAGCGAAGGAGAAAGCGCCCGAGAATCCGCGCATCCGCCTGTTGCGGGCCTATCTGGCCTACTCCCTGCCAGAGGCTTTTTTCCACACGGCCCAGACAGCCATCCAGGATCTCCGTTTCGTCCTGGAAGCCTATGAAAAGGACCCGGCGCTGCTGAGCGGCGAGGAATACGCGCGCGTTCTTCATCACCTCGGCCAGTGCTACCGGCGATCCAACAATGACTTTGAAGCGAAAAAAATCTGGTCCCGCTTGTTGGCCGACTGCCCTGACTCCTCCTATTGCGCCGCCATCCCCGCCGCCCTCCGAGAGGAGGCGACACCATGA
- a CDS encoding type II secretion system F family protein encodes MLSLLVVILTPILVYVFYQLFHSILYGRYVQQRFEKASATSPEKPKRFIWRPPPLAKSLINRIEKMLSEASLPVDPLRFLRQSASACLIAALLAWALTGQIWTGVLSLTGSPLIIRWWLTRAKGQRVRHLTNQLPDVLDTISGSLRAGYSLMQAMSMLAAEGAPPTSEEFYLILEDIRMGKSYEDAFGRFAERNPTEEIQAIVTATLISRETGGNLSNVLDTVAQTLREKEQLRREVNSLTAQGRLSGLILFLLPFAMALFIQLINPDYLTPLYTTTLGQALVVGGLLGQLVGALVIRRIIMIDW; translated from the coding sequence ATGCTCTCCTTGCTCGTGGTCATCCTGACGCCGATCCTGGTCTACGTCTTTTACCAACTCTTCCACTCGATCCTCTACGGGCGCTATGTGCAGCAACGATTCGAGAAAGCCAGCGCAACATCGCCGGAGAAGCCCAAACGGTTTATCTGGCGCCCGCCTCCGCTCGCCAAAAGCCTGATCAATCGCATCGAAAAAATGCTGTCCGAGGCCTCACTGCCCGTCGATCCCCTTCGCTTTCTTCGCCAATCCGCCTCCGCCTGCCTGATCGCCGCTCTCCTGGCATGGGCCCTGACGGGACAGATCTGGACCGGCGTCCTCTCCCTCACCGGCAGCCCCCTGATCATCCGTTGGTGGCTCACCCGGGCCAAAGGGCAACGGGTGCGCCACCTGACCAACCAGTTGCCAGACGTGCTCGACACCATCTCCGGCAGCCTCCGCGCCGGCTACAGCCTGATGCAGGCGATGAGCATGCTTGCCGCCGAAGGCGCCCCGCCGACGTCGGAAGAGTTTTATCTGATCCTGGAAGACATCCGCATGGGCAAGAGTTACGAAGACGCCTTCGGGCGCTTTGCCGAGCGCAACCCCACCGAAGAGATTCAAGCGATCGTCACCGCCACCCTGATCAGCCGTGAGACAGGGGGCAACCTTTCGAACGTGCTCGACACGGTGGCGCAAACGCTCCGGGAAAAGGAGCAACTGCGCCGGGAGGTCAACAGCCTGACCGCGCAAGGTCGCCTGTCCGGTCTGATCCTGTTTCTGCTTCCCTTTGCCATGGCCCTGTTCATTCAACTCATCAATCCAGACTACCTGACACCGCTCTATACGACCACACTGGGCCAGGCGCTCGTCGTCGGCGGCTTGTTGGGGCAGCTTGTAGGCGCCCTGGTCATCCGCCGGATCATCATGATTGACTGGTGA
- a CDS encoding type II secretion system F family protein, translating to MGLDDSGLLLFFGGLLATFYTFFHRRFLQDAIRRQLLQRASASRRVKQKTPLLSDLLLQSLKKRLLGLAPRSWLERFERMLRRAGYRWGTGDVIFLKGLLTLVGFSLALLLAPDSWRLALRGAVAVLAAAAAFMLPDFFLIRQAQLRQRQIRQSLPSFIDNLITCVEAGLGLDLALNRVVQLMGGPLSDEVSGALTEIRYGKARRDAFRSLSERVNLPELSAFLTALVNGEQLGMSIGAILRVQGQQIRERRKLQIREEAYKIPVKLLFPLVLFIFPVLFLVLLGPAAIKVSESMFR from the coding sequence ATGGGTCTTGATGACAGCGGATTGCTCCTCTTTTTTGGCGGCCTCCTGGCCACCTTCTACACCTTTTTCCACCGTCGCTTCCTGCAGGATGCCATCCGTCGCCAACTGCTCCAGAGGGCGTCGGCGTCGCGAAGGGTGAAGCAGAAGACTCCCCTTCTCTCCGACCTTCTTCTGCAATCCCTCAAAAAGAGGCTCCTCGGCCTCGCTCCCCGCTCTTGGCTGGAACGCTTTGAGCGGATGCTGCGACGTGCCGGTTACCGGTGGGGAACAGGCGACGTGATCTTCCTCAAGGGCCTGCTGACCCTCGTCGGCTTCTCCCTCGCCTTGCTGCTGGCGCCGGACAGTTGGCGCCTGGCGCTGCGAGGCGCCGTGGCTGTCCTGGCCGCCGCCGCCGCCTTTATGCTGCCCGACTTCTTCCTGATCCGCCAGGCGCAGTTGCGACAGCGCCAGATCCGCCAGTCGCTGCCATCCTTTATCGACAACCTGATCACCTGTGTCGAGGCGGGACTGGGCCTCGACCTGGCGCTCAATCGCGTCGTCCAATTGATGGGCGGTCCCTTGTCTGACGAGGTTTCCGGCGCCCTCACAGAGATCCGCTACGGGAAAGCGCGGCGCGACGCCTTTCGCAGCCTGTCGGAACGAGTCAACCTGCCAGAGTTGAGCGCTTTTTTGACAGCTCTCGTCAACGGCGAGCAACTGGGCATGAGCATAGGCGCTATCCTGCGCGTCCAGGGGCAACAGATCCGGGAGCGGCGCAAGCTGCAGATCCGCGAGGAAGCCTACAAGATCCCCGTCAAACTGCTCTTTCCCCTCGTCCTGTTCATCTTTCCCGTCCTGTTTCTCGTCCTCTTGGGACCCGCCGCCATCAAAGTTTCTGAGTCCATGTTCCGTTAG
- a CDS encoding sensor histidine kinase, with the protein MTLNPEWFLYLGAVPVVLIFSYFLFRFWSSRKYRLAAGKVQPEASILLVTKNSENLTDHVLQRLLQAKDRFKSVTVIDLGSIDKTVEKAQERLADVQGKEIIPLLNRLSLESPFNRIKPRLDDDVVLVVNVARLAERNPNVYVPDLFLPLEDILTKNLPAPDNRIDGVNLLYLDRMEREKNRHVLNEYITVTLSNIRMRLEAFAEKGKLAPERMEAHLQEMQAYLDRSITHLQQLTLLLGPADLAGESVEGRLLSLFDGFSRDYQVSINFDVSGSAVNPPEPIALLVVSICQELLYTLFQSNLSSAIQVQAHFRRKELQLLFRFLAPREKAERWFQPDQGLPYHVLHSIQNRLALIGGKLRLHVKGSEKVSIYVRLPIDQLKRQPSPAG; encoded by the coding sequence ATGACCCTGAATCCGGAGTGGTTTCTCTATCTGGGCGCGGTCCCCGTTGTTTTGATCTTCTCCTACTTTCTTTTCCGCTTCTGGTCGAGCCGCAAATACCGGTTAGCCGCAGGAAAGGTTCAGCCAGAGGCATCGATCCTCTTGGTCACGAAAAACAGCGAGAACCTGACCGATCATGTCCTCCAGCGCCTTCTGCAGGCAAAGGACCGGTTCAAAAGCGTCACCGTCATCGACCTGGGTTCGATCGACAAGACCGTCGAAAAAGCCCAAGAACGGCTGGCAGATGTACAGGGGAAGGAAATCATCCCTTTGCTCAATCGCCTGTCCTTGGAAAGCCCCTTCAACCGGATCAAGCCTCGGCTGGACGATGATGTGGTGCTTGTCGTCAACGTGGCCCGTCTCGCCGAGCGAAACCCCAACGTCTATGTGCCCGACCTGTTTCTTCCACTGGAGGATATCTTGACCAAGAACCTCCCGGCCCCCGACAACCGGATCGACGGTGTCAACCTGCTCTACCTGGACCGAATGGAACGGGAAAAGAACCGCCATGTCCTGAACGAGTACATTACGGTCACCCTCTCCAATATCCGGATGCGCCTGGAGGCCTTCGCCGAAAAAGGCAAGCTGGCGCCGGAGCGTATGGAGGCGCATCTACAGGAGATGCAGGCGTACCTGGATCGTTCCATCACTCACCTGCAGCAGCTCACCCTGCTTTTGGGACCGGCCGATCTGGCCGGCGAGAGCGTAGAAGGGCGGTTGCTGTCCCTCTTTGACGGTTTCAGTCGCGATTATCAGGTTTCGATCAATTTCGATGTTTCTGGTTCTGCCGTAAATCCGCCGGAACCGATCGCCTTGCTCGTTGTGTCCATCTGCCAGGAGTTGCTCTATACCTTGTTTCAATCCAACCTCTCTTCCGCCATCCAGGTGCAGGCTCACTTCCGGCGCAAGGAACTGCAACTGCTCTTCCGCTTTCTCGCCCCCAGGGAAAAAGCGGAACGGTGGTTCCAGCCCGATCAGGGGCTTCCCTACCATGTTCTCCACTCCATTCAGAACCGTCTGGCTCTGATCGGAGGAAAGCTTCGGCTGCACGTGAAAGGATCGGAAAAAGTGTCCATCTATGTCCGATTGCCCATCGACCAACTGAAGCGACAGCCTTCACCGGCAGGCTGA
- a CDS encoding 3-dehydroquinate synthase II, whose protein sequence is MPSETGTVAATREVWFDGRLVPLERRDIWGLVDNSPIQHIVITPAQRRDGHFPLKTVLITEIKEPEDLKGLPEGDIVLSTAPSLLKAAREQGLRTCIAFFIEGGQQDLEEASRLAAGHDYAVVDFDLPTNIPLELIIARLQKSNTVLLKAERTVEAMEVAFGVLEQGSDGVLLSTANLEEIVRLKNFLARQGAERLELHPFTVREVRHIGMGLRSCVDTTGIMGRDEGMIIGSTSSGGIFVCSETHYLPYMNLRPFRVNAGAVHSYIWRPGNATDYLTDLRAGTPVLCVNTKGETRALSVGRVKTEVRPLLLIQGVANDVELNVIVQDDWHIRVMGADGEPRNATTIQAGDQLLAYVCTPGRHVGIKVDEKIIES, encoded by the coding sequence GTGCCTAGTGAGACTGGAACGGTCGCCGCTACGCGGGAGGTCTGGTTTGACGGACGACTTGTGCCTTTGGAGCGCAGAGACATCTGGGGGTTGGTCGACAACTCGCCGATTCAACACATTGTCATCACGCCGGCGCAACGGCGCGACGGTCATTTTCCGTTAAAAACGGTTCTCATCACAGAAATCAAAGAACCGGAAGATCTCAAGGGTTTACCGGAAGGGGATATCGTCCTCTCCACCGCCCCCTCGCTGCTGAAGGCGGCGCGGGAACAGGGACTGCGCACCTGCATCGCCTTTTTCATCGAAGGCGGGCAACAGGACCTGGAGGAAGCGAGCCGCCTCGCTGCGGGCCATGACTACGCCGTGGTGGACTTTGATCTGCCCACCAACATCCCCCTTGAACTGATCATCGCCCGTTTGCAAAAGAGCAACACAGTGCTGCTCAAAGCGGAGAGGACCGTGGAAGCGATGGAGGTCGCTTTCGGCGTCCTGGAGCAGGGAAGTGACGGTGTCCTGCTCTCCACAGCCAATCTGGAGGAAATCGTCCGGCTCAAGAATTTCCTGGCTCGCCAGGGCGCCGAGCGACTCGAATTGCATCCCTTCACTGTGCGGGAAGTCCGCCATATCGGAATGGGGTTGCGCTCCTGTGTGGACACGACCGGCATCATGGGCCGCGATGAAGGGATGATCATCGGCTCGACCTCCTCAGGAGGCATCTTCGTCTGCTCAGAGACGCACTACCTGCCCTATATGAACCTACGGCCTTTCCGGGTCAACGCCGGCGCCGTCCACTCCTATATCTGGCGCCCCGGCAACGCCACCGACTATCTGACCGATCTGCGCGCCGGAACGCCGGTCCTTTGTGTCAACACCAAAGGTGAGACGCGAGCCCTCAGCGTCGGGCGGGTGAAGACAGAGGTGCGGCCGCTGCTCCTGATCCAGGGCGTAGCCAACGATGTCGAACTGAACGTCATCGTCCAGGATGACTGGCACATCCGTGTGATGGGCGCCGACGGGGAGCCGCGCAACGCCACGACCATTCAAGCGGGCGACCAGCTGCTGGCCTATGTCTGTACGCCGGGACGGCATGTGGGCATCAAAGTGGACGAAAAGATCATCGAAAGCTAG